One genomic window of Campylobacter curvus includes the following:
- a CDS encoding CsgG/HfaB family protein — MIKSFPNRLAKFAALSLPFLLTGCLSSMDMGSSSAKTAATGSAGGENAQNANSQLKRCSQSLGTVTIYEDRDSDWYTILTRDYRLPSTVPVIRLLAQQSNCFVIVERGKAFNQMMEERALMQSGELRKNSNFKKGQMVAADYTITPSVIFSAEDTSGVGGVVGALFGGIAGAVAGGFNTSDASTVLTLIENRSGVQLAAAEGSARNYDFAGLGGLFGSSAGGALGAYAKTPEGKVIVAAFTDSMNNLIDAVRNYKAQKVKGGLGAGGTLKVSD; from the coding sequence ATGATAAAATCATTTCCAAACAGGTTGGCAAAATTTGCCGCACTTTCTTTGCCGTTTCTTTTGACTGGATGCCTATCGTCTATGGATATGGGCTCAAGCAGTGCTAAGACCGCAGCTACCGGCTCGGCAGGTGGAGAGAACGCTCAAAATGCCAATTCGCAGCTTAAAAGATGTAGCCAGTCTTTGGGCACGGTGACTATTTACGAGGATAGAGACTCCGACTGGTATACTATCCTTACGAGAGATTACAGACTACCTTCGACTGTCCCTGTCATCAGGCTCTTGGCTCAGCAGTCAAACTGCTTTGTCATCGTCGAGCGGGGCAAGGCGTTTAATCAAATGATGGAAGAGCGCGCTTTGATGCAGTCAGGCGAGCTTAGAAAAAACTCGAATTTCAAAAAAGGCCAAATGGTCGCGGCTGATTATACCATCACTCCTTCGGTGATCTTTAGCGCTGAGGATACTAGCGGCGTAGGCGGTGTAGTGGGCGCGCTCTTTGGCGGTATCGCCGGAGCGGTAGCCGGCGGCTTTAATACGAGCGATGCGAGCACGGTTTTGACTCTCATCGAAAACCGCTCGGGCGTACAGCTAGCAGCGGCTGAGGGAAGCGCTAGAAATTACGACTTTGCAGGACTTGGCGGGCTATTTGGCAGCTCGGCCGGTGGAGCGCTCGGAGCTTATGCTAAAACCCCTGAAGGCAAGGTCATCGTAGCGGCTTTCACTGATTCGATGAATAACCTTATCGACGCCGTCAGAAACTACAAAGCCCAAAAGGTAAAAGGCGGCTTGGGCGCAGGCGGAACTCTGAAAGTATCTGACTAA
- the ilvD gene encoding dihydroxy-acid dehydratase, which translates to MRSDVIKKGYTRAPHRSLLRATGLKDDDFSKPFIGVANSFIEIIPGHFFLNKYAEILKDEIRKNGCVPFEFNTIGVDDGIAMGHGGMLYSLPSREIIANSIETVMNAHALDALVCMPNCDKIVPGMVMGALRVNVPTIFVSGGPMRKGYTKSGQPIDLATAFEAVGKFETKEISEEELKDIECNACPSGGSCSGMFTANSMNTLCEAMGIALSGNGTILALTKEREELIRRAGRRICEIALDERFKIRNILNEKAVRNALVVDMAMGGSSNTVLHMLAISREAGVNLQISQLNKISQNIAHIAKISPSLPNVHMEDIGRAGGMNAVIKEISRRDNGMLHLENLTVSGETLGERVGLSEIKDESVIHKVENAYSKVGGLAILFGNLAEQGCVIKTAGIVGERKFSGKAVCFNSQDEAIVGISSGKVGKGDVVVIRYEGPRGGPGMQEMLSPTSLIMGRGLGADVALITDGRFSGATRGLSIGHISPEAAEGGMIGLLRDGDIIDIDVDTYSINVRLSEAETLKRKAEFKPVQKELKGKWLRQYQRLVTNASNGAILEV; encoded by the coding sequence TTGAGAAGTGACGTGATAAAAAAAGGCTACACCAGAGCGCCGCACCGCTCGCTTTTGCGCGCGACCGGGCTAAAAGACGATGACTTTTCTAAGCCCTTCATCGGCGTGGCAAACAGCTTCATCGAGATCATCCCGGGGCATTTTTTCTTAAACAAATACGCTGAAATTTTAAAAGACGAGATCCGCAAAAATGGCTGCGTGCCATTTGAATTTAACACGATCGGCGTGGATGACGGCATCGCGATGGGACACGGCGGGATGCTTTACAGCCTGCCAAGCCGCGAGATCATCGCAAACTCGATCGAGACCGTGATGAACGCGCACGCCCTCGACGCGCTTGTGTGCATGCCAAACTGCGACAAGATCGTGCCCGGCATGGTCATGGGTGCGCTTCGCGTCAATGTCCCGACGATATTTGTCAGCGGCGGCCCGATGAGAAAGGGCTACACCAAAAGCGGTCAGCCTATCGACCTGGCGACGGCGTTTGAAGCGGTGGGTAAATTTGAGACCAAAGAGATCAGCGAGGAGGAGCTAAAAGACATCGAGTGCAACGCCTGTCCGAGCGGGGGCAGTTGCAGCGGGATGTTCACCGCAAACTCGATGAATACGCTGTGCGAGGCGATGGGTATCGCGCTAAGCGGCAACGGTACGATACTAGCACTCACCAAAGAGCGCGAGGAGTTGATACGCCGCGCTGGCAGGCGAATTTGCGAGATAGCTCTGGACGAGCGATTCAAAATTCGCAACATCCTAAACGAAAAAGCCGTGCGAAACGCGCTGGTTGTGGATATGGCGATGGGCGGCAGCTCAAATACCGTGCTTCATATGCTGGCTATCAGCCGCGAGGCGGGGGTAAATTTGCAGATTTCGCAGCTGAATAAAATCAGCCAAAACATCGCTCACATCGCCAAAATAAGCCCGTCGCTACCAAACGTGCATATGGAGGACATCGGGCGCGCTGGCGGCATGAACGCCGTGATAAAGGAAATTTCGCGCCGCGACAACGGCATGCTGCACCTTGAAAATTTAACCGTGAGCGGCGAAACACTAGGCGAGCGCGTCGGGCTAAGCGAGATAAAGGACGAGAGCGTGATCCACAAGGTCGAAAACGCCTACTCGAAAGTGGGCGGGCTGGCGATACTCTTTGGAAATTTAGCCGAGCAAGGCTGCGTCATCAAAACAGCCGGCATCGTGGGCGAGCGTAAATTTAGCGGCAAGGCGGTGTGCTTTAACTCCCAAGACGAGGCGATAGTGGGCATTTCTAGCGGCAAAGTCGGCAAGGGCGATGTGGTCGTCATCCGCTACGAAGGACCGCGCGGAGGCCCGGGGATGCAAGAGATGCTAAGCCCTACAAGCCTCATCATGGGGCGCGGGCTGGGTGCTGACGTCGCGCTCATCACGGACGGGCGTTTTAGCGGCGCGACGAGGGGGCTAAGTATCGGACATATCAGCCCCGAGGCGGCGGAGGGCGGTATGATCGGGCTTTTGCGAGACGGCGACATCATCGACATCGACGTGGATACCTACTCGATAAATGTGCGCCTGAGCGAGGCTGAAACCCTAAAGCGAAAGGCGGAGTTTAAGCCCGTGCAAAAAGAGCTCAAAGGCAAATGGCTAAGGCAGTATCAGCGTCTGGTTACAAATGCGAGCAACGGGGCGATTTTGGAAGTGTAG
- the rmuC gene encoding DNA recombination protein RmuC, with product MNENQLLIAIIALGVILLGFIVFTIILSNKFSTVSAMLRANEAKNAELESKLEAALLKEDELERTISELNQNLGQESGENRSNKEFLKNKEQIIMELKAANIQSQKSVEDLKGELESVRATLNEKQEQNAKLDENLKILTARLEAMGSQKSELEKSIEVQKSDLNAKEQNLRAQEGNLAQLKQSLNLEFQNLANKIFEEKTSSFNKTSQTSLELLLKPLREQIAGFQNRVNEVHSEAVKSSVSLEEQIKQVLSVGLNMSKEAHSLTTALKGNNKIAGNWGEAQLERTLEFAGLIKGEHYFTQQNFKSESGDRAVPDFIIRLPDEKHIVIDSKVSLNAYEEAVSAGNEAKASAALSEHVRSVRRHIDELAKKDYASLDGLKSPDFVLMFMPVEPAYIEAMKFDTGLFNYGYERKVVLVSHTTLMPILRTIANLWRIERGNQEAQQIAARAGEIYNKVCGVADALARLGGTLNTASNHYNQAVTSLVGKQGLLGKVERFKQLSSKAIQNEPEIAELNAKFEANRLEDLKPQED from the coding sequence ATGAATGAAAATCAGCTGCTGATCGCCATTATAGCGCTAGGCGTGATCTTGCTTGGATTTATCGTTTTTACTATCATTCTAAGCAATAAATTTAGCACCGTAAGCGCCATGCTAAGGGCAAATGAAGCCAAAAACGCCGAGCTGGAAAGCAAGCTTGAAGCAGCCTTACTCAAAGAGGATGAGCTGGAGCGAACTATATCCGAGCTAAATCAAAATTTAGGCCAGGAGAGCGGCGAAAATCGAAGCAACAAAGAGTTTTTAAAAAACAAAGAGCAGATCATCATGGAGCTAAAGGCGGCAAATATCCAAAGCCAAAAGAGCGTGGAGGATCTAAAAGGCGAGCTGGAAAGTGTGAGGGCCACGCTAAATGAAAAACAAGAGCAAAATGCCAAACTGGATGAAAATTTAAAAATTTTGACTGCACGGCTAGAGGCGATGGGATCGCAAAAAAGCGAGCTTGAAAAAAGTATCGAGGTGCAAAAAAGCGATCTTAATGCAAAGGAGCAAAATTTACGCGCCCAAGAGGGAAATTTAGCCCAGCTTAAGCAAAGTCTGAATTTAGAATTTCAAAACCTTGCAAATAAAATTTTCGAGGAAAAGACGAGCTCTTTTAATAAAACGAGCCAGACCTCGCTGGAGCTGCTTTTAAAGCCCCTACGAGAGCAGATCGCCGGCTTTCAAAACCGCGTGAACGAGGTGCATAGCGAGGCGGTCAAAAGCTCCGTGAGCCTGGAGGAGCAGATAAAGCAGGTGCTTAGCGTCGGGCTGAATATGTCAAAAGAGGCGCACAGCCTCACGACTGCGCTAAAGGGCAACAACAAGATCGCCGGCAACTGGGGCGAGGCGCAGCTGGAGCGCACGCTAGAGTTTGCGGGACTCATAAAGGGCGAGCACTACTTCACGCAGCAAAATTTCAAAAGCGAGAGCGGAGATAGGGCGGTGCCTGACTTCATCATCAGGCTACCCGATGAAAAACACATCGTTATCGACAGCAAGGTCTCTCTAAACGCCTACGAGGAGGCGGTCAGTGCGGGCAATGAGGCAAAGGCGAGTGCGGCTTTGAGCGAGCATGTCCGCTCTGTGAGGAGGCACATCGATGAGCTTGCAAAGAAGGACTACGCCTCGCTTGACGGGCTAAAGAGCCCTGACTTCGTGCTGATGTTCATGCCGGTCGAGCCCGCATATATCGAGGCGATGAAATTTGACACCGGGCTTTTCAACTATGGCTACGAGCGCAAGGTCGTGCTGGTCTCTCACACGACGCTGATGCCGATCCTGCGCACGATAGCAAATCTATGGCGCATCGAGCGGGGCAACCAAGAAGCCCAGCAGATCGCCGCTCGCGCGGGTGAAATTTACAACAAAGTCTGCGGTGTGGCGGACGCTTTGGCGAGGCTTGGCGGCACGCTAAATACCGCGAGCAACCACTACAATCAAGCCGTGACCTCGCTCGTGGGTAAGCAAGGGCTGCTTGGCAAGGTGGAGCGCTTTAAGCAGCTTTCAAGTAAAGCGATACAAAACGAGCCCGAGATCGCCGAGCTAAACGCGAAATTTGAGGCCAATAGACTAGAGGATCTAAAGCCGCAGGAGGATTAG
- a CDS encoding carboxymuconolactone decarboxylase family protein yields the protein MKLTKKTSEFYESWLGGTHPLEDSDPEFTEIYLNFLFDDVSSEINLSMDERLKITLACLAVIGAKRAYGRLVTAALKNGVKAGEIREILYQAAPYAGFGRLEEIFYAMNEAFKQAGVELPLAGAGTTTRENREEKGLAVQKEIFPAIDKFNADAPKDERHIRKFLSANCFGDFYTREGLELKFRELLTFVYVLSLGYAKPQLLGHIVGNFHVGNDRAKLIDVTTVLVPFIGYPMALNAFTAIDEVSKKG from the coding sequence ATGAAACTAACGAAAAAGACGAGCGAATTTTACGAAAGCTGGCTGGGCGGCACTCATCCGCTTGAGGACAGCGATCCCGAATTTACGGAAATCTATCTAAATTTTTTATTTGACGATGTGAGTAGCGAGATAAATTTAAGCATGGACGAGCGGCTAAAAATCACGCTTGCGTGCCTTGCGGTAATCGGTGCGAAGCGCGCATACGGCAGGCTCGTTACAGCTGCGCTCAAAAACGGTGTGAAGGCAGGGGAGATAAGAGAAATTTTATATCAAGCCGCCCCTTACGCGGGTTTTGGCAGGCTCGAGGAGATATTTTACGCGATGAACGAAGCTTTTAAGCAAGCGGGCGTAGAGCTACCGCTAGCGGGTGCCGGCACGACTACGCGCGAAAACCGCGAAGAAAAGGGGCTTGCCGTGCAAAAAGAGATATTTCCCGCTATCGATAAATTTAACGCCGATGCGCCCAAGGATGAGCGCCATATCCGTAAATTCCTCTCTGCGAATTGCTTTGGCGATTTTTACACGAGAGAGGGCTTGGAGCTTAAATTTCGCGAGCTGCTGACTTTCGTGTATGTGCTCTCTTTGGGCTACGCAAAGCCGCAGCTTTTGGGGCATATCGTAGGGAATTTTCACGTCGGCAACGACCGTGCCAAGCTCATAGACGTCACGACCGTACTCGTGCCATTCATCGGCTATCCGATGGCGCTAAATGCCTTTACCGCGATCGATGAGGTCAGCAAAAAGGGCTAA
- a CDS encoding DUF2798 domain-containing protein, with the protein MIDIKYFRFVFAFIMALFMSCIIAGVLTYINLGLIEDFFKIWMLGWVKAFVVAYPCLLLLFPVVTRMANALCRK; encoded by the coding sequence TTGATAGACATCAAGTATTTTCGGTTCGTGTTCGCGTTTATAATGGCGCTTTTCATGTCGTGCATCATCGCTGGCGTGCTGACTTATATAAATTTGGGTTTGATCGAGGACTTTTTTAAAATTTGGATGCTTGGCTGGGTAAAAGCCTTTGTCGTGGCGTATCCGTGCTTGCTTTTGCTATTTCCGGTCGTGACCAGGATGGCAAATGCTCTGTGTAGAAAATGA
- a CDS encoding putative quinol monooxygenase: MKFMKSIILPCVAALNLCAGEPVVNFFELTNAPGKFENFRRLGEDNIINSLEKERGTLAMMCVSRADDENSHFVFEIYADEAAYEAHRQTPHFRAYIEQSKDLVIRKDFIKIKNLISLSKGAFAG, translated from the coding sequence ATGAAATTTATGAAATCTATCATTTTGCCCTGCGTGGCGGCTCTAAATTTATGCGCTGGCGAGCCGGTGGTAAATTTTTTCGAGCTGACAAACGCGCCGGGAAAATTTGAAAATTTTAGGCGGCTGGGTGAGGATAACATCATAAATTCGCTCGAAAAAGAGCGCGGCACGCTGGCGATGATGTGCGTCAGCCGCGCGGACGATGAGAATTCGCACTTCGTGTTTGAGATCTATGCGGACGAGGCGGCATATGAAGCGCATAGGCAAACGCCCCATTTTAGGGCTTATATCGAGCAAAGCAAAGACTTGGTCATAAGGAAAGATTTTATAAAAATCAAAAATTTGATCTCCCTTAGCAAAGGTGCATTTGCGGGGTAA
- a CDS encoding SDR family oxidoreductase codes for MQNIKDKVVIITGASSGIGEEAALELAKHGAKLVLAARRVDRLQKLVEKIKAAGSEAIAVATDVSKNADVVALADAAKAKFGRIDVLVNNAGVMLMAPMAKCKVDEWERMIDINVKGVLYGIAAVLPTMQAQKSGQIINISSVAGLKVSSGIGTVYSATKFAVKTISEGLRAESKGDVRVCTIYPGAIATELAQHSSDEAAKAGIQAFYAANEITPDAVARAIVFAVSQPADIDINDITIRPSRQEF; via the coding sequence ATGCAAAATATAAAAGACAAGGTCGTGATCATCACGGGTGCAAGTAGTGGTATCGGTGAAGAGGCGGCGTTAGAGCTTGCCAAACACGGCGCGAAGCTCGTGCTAGCCGCGCGCAGAGTGGATCGCCTGCAAAAGCTGGTCGAGAAGATAAAAGCCGCTGGCAGCGAGGCGATAGCGGTGGCTACGGACGTGAGCAAAAATGCCGATGTGGTGGCACTCGCAGACGCTGCGAAGGCGAAATTTGGCCGTATAGACGTGCTCGTAAATAACGCGGGCGTCATGCTGATGGCTCCGATGGCAAAGTGCAAAGTCGATGAGTGGGAGCGGATGATCGACATCAACGTAAAGGGCGTGCTCTACGGCATCGCGGCGGTGCTGCCGACCATGCAGGCGCAAAAAAGCGGACAGATCATCAACATCTCCTCCGTCGCGGGGCTCAAAGTCTCTTCCGGTATCGGCACAGTGTATAGCGCGACGAAATTCGCGGTCAAAACGATCTCCGAGGGCTTGCGCGCTGAGAGCAAGGGCGACGTGCGCGTCTGCACGATCTATCCGGGCGCGATCGCTACGGAGCTAGCGCAGCATTCTAGCGACGAGGCGGCAAAGGCCGGCATACAGGCGTTTTACGCTGCAAACGAGATCACTCCTGACGCGGTCGCTCGCGCTATCGTTTTTGCCGTTTCGCAGCCAGCCGATATCGATATAAACGACATCACGATACGCCCGAGCAGGCAGGAATTTTAG
- a CDS encoding cupin domain-containing protein, which translates to MNDQKEQILTKKEKLKVYDKVSSEIFAGGLPRVTLLFGATSYANAGAALVSFPKGVRTAWHTHLAGQNLIVTKGKIYTGTASGVVQIARAGDVVLCPPDVKHWHGAGLDEDGEHIAVTFEKDGRNVVWLEHLSQDEYENFVKLADEQEQKDK; encoded by the coding sequence ATGAACGATCAAAAGGAACAAATTTTAACGAAAAAAGAGAAGCTGAAGGTCTATGACAAGGTCTCGAGCGAGATCTTTGCAGGCGGACTGCCGCGCGTGACACTGCTTTTTGGTGCGACGTCATACGCAAACGCGGGCGCAGCGCTCGTAAGCTTCCCAAAGGGCGTGCGAACGGCGTGGCATACGCATCTGGCGGGGCAAAATCTAATCGTCACGAAGGGCAAAATTTACACCGGTACGGCTAGCGGCGTGGTGCAGATCGCGCGCGCAGGCGACGTGGTGCTCTGCCCGCCCGATGTGAAGCATTGGCACGGAGCGGGGCTGGACGAGGACGGCGAGCACATCGCCGTAACCTTTGAAAAGGACGGGCGAAACGTCGTCTGGCTGGAGCATCTAAGCCAAGACGAATACGAAAATTTTGTAAAGCTCGCGGACGAGCAAGAGCAAAAGGATAAATAA
- a CDS encoding IS1595 family transposase, with translation MIPSMKNKYIYRSRISEKKFREILKYFAEDMEATKIANLTGISRISINKILKSIRVLMSKECEKISKFSGEIEIDESYFGAKRARGKRGRGAAKKTPVFGMLKRDGKVYIQIVKNCSANELIPILSEFSELDESVIYSDCWKAYDGLVDYGAKAHYRVKHSKNEFANGKNHINGIENFWGYAKHRLAKFKGIKKENFLLHLKECEFRYNTKTTQENLYQKLLKLIRENPLNLS, from the coding sequence ATGATCCCGTCGATGAAAAATAAGTATATCTATCGTTCCCGAATTTCAGAGAAGAAATTTAGAGAAATTCTCAAGTATTTTGCAGAGGATATGGAGGCTACTAAAATAGCAAATTTAACCGGGATTTCTAGAATTTCCATTAATAAGATTTTAAAAAGCATTAGAGTTTTGATGTCTAAAGAGTGTGAAAAAATATCTAAGTTCTCAGGTGAGATAGAGATTGATGAAAGCTACTTCGGAGCCAAGAGAGCAAGAGGAAAAAGAGGTAGAGGTGCAGCAAAGAAAACACCGGTATTCGGAATGCTAAAGCGTGACGGCAAAGTTTATATCCAGATAGTTAAAAACTGCTCTGCAAATGAACTAATACCGATATTATCGGAATTTAGCGAATTAGACGAGAGTGTAATTTACTCTGATTGCTGGAAAGCCTATGATGGATTAGTGGATTATGGAGCCAAGGCACACTACAGAGTAAAACACTCTAAAAATGAATTTGCTAATGGTAAAAACCATATAAATGGCATAGAAAATTTCTGGGGATACGCTAAACATAGACTAGCTAAATTTAAAGGCATCAAGAAAGAGAATTTTTTACTTCATCTAAAGGAGTGTGAATTTAGATATAATACTAAAACTACACAGGAAAACTTATATCAGAAACTGTTGAAATTGATAAGAGAGAATCCGCTTAACTTATCTTGA
- a CDS encoding Rossmann-fold NAD(P)-binding domain-containing protein, whose amino-acid sequence MSKFAVSALSEGLALDLEPFGIAVINVMPAGFRTEFAGASASLSGGRIECYDERRKAFEEGVRNYNGKQAGDPQRFGEVMYKISRMPKPPFSLFMGGAAFRSAQNKLEAVKADMDATREFAGAAMDFADSAGSAFDRR is encoded by the coding sequence ATGAGCAAATTCGCCGTCTCGGCGCTGAGCGAGGGACTGGCGCTCGATCTGGAGCCCTTTGGCATCGCCGTGATAAACGTGATGCCGGCGGGCTTTCGGACGGAATTTGCAGGCGCAAGCGCGAGTTTAAGCGGCGGCAGGATAGAGTGCTACGACGAGCGGCGCAAGGCGTTTGAGGAGGGCGTGAGAAACTACAACGGCAAGCAGGCGGGCGATCCGCAGCGCTTTGGAGAGGTGATGTATAAAATTTCGCGCATGCCAAAGCCTCCGTTTAGCCTATTTATGGGCGGCGCAGCGTTTAGATCCGCTCAAAATAAGCTTGAAGCGGTCAAAGCCGATATGGACGCGACGCGCGAATTTGCAGGCGCTGCGATGGATTTTGCTGACTCAGCGGGCAGTGCGTTTGATAGGCGTTAA
- a CDS encoding SDR family NAD(P)-dependent oxidoreductase → MSQVWYITAGSGGLGLALVKELLKRGERVAATSRDLEKFVQKMDGESENFLPLELKFGENLEANIEANLAAVKRKFTRLDNLVNNAGYGLLGFVEETSLSKLRRQFETNVFAPYLIVQKALKIMRPQAVKEGGKAGEIRARIFNLSSIGGFRVSGSST, encoded by the coding sequence ATGTCTCAAGTTTGGTATATCACGGCTGGTAGCGGAGGGCTGGGGTTGGCGCTCGTAAAGGAGCTTTTAAAGCGCGGTGAGCGGGTCGCGGCGACATCTAGGGATCTGGAGAAATTCGTCCAAAAAATGGACGGCGAGAGCGAAAATTTCTTGCCTTTGGAGCTAAAATTCGGTGAAAATTTAGAAGCGAATATCGAAGCGAATTTGGCCGCCGTCAAAAGGAAATTTACTCGCCTCGATAATCTCGTAAATAACGCCGGCTACGGGCTTTTGGGCTTTGTCGAGGAGACTAGCTTGAGCAAACTTAGGCGGCAGTTTGAAACCAACGTCTTCGCGCCCTACCTCATCGTGCAAAAGGCGCTAAAAATCATGCGTCCGCAGGCGGTAAAAGAGGGCGGCAAGGCAGGCGAGATCAGAGCTAGAATTTTTAATCTAAGCTCGATAGGTGGCTTTCGCGTCTCGGGCAGCTCGACATGA
- a CDS encoding flavodoxin, which produces MKALVAYFSASGITRQVALTLAEVLGAQVFEIAPLEPYSAADLDWTNAGSRSSVEMADKASRPQIAAKCENIAEFDVIFVGFPVWWYTAPHIVNTFLEAHDLTGKTIVPFCTSGGSDIGKSGKDMAVSAPNAKFLQGRRINFGESRAQIRKWVESLNLA; this is translated from the coding sequence ATGAAAGCATTAGTAGCATATTTTTCAGCTAGTGGCATAACTAGGCAGGTCGCGCTTACTTTGGCGGAGGTTTTGGGCGCGCAGGTTTTTGAGATAGCGCCGCTTGAGCCATACAGCGCGGCGGATCTTGACTGGACGAACGCGGGGTCGCGCTCGAGCGTAGAGATGGCGGATAAAGCCTCGCGTCCGCAAATCGCCGCAAAATGCGAAAATATCGCGGAATTTGACGTGATATTCGTAGGATTTCCCGTTTGGTGGTACACGGCGCCGCACATCGTAAATACCTTCCTCGAGGCGCACGATCTGACGGGCAAAACTATAGTGCCTTTTTGCACGAGCGGGGGCAGCGATATAGGCAAAAGCGGCAAGGACATGGCAGTCTCGGCGCCGAATGCGAAATTCCTACAGGGTCGCAGGATAAATTTCGGCGAGTCCAGAGCGCAGATAAGAAAGTGGGTCGAGAGCCTGAATTTAGCGTAA
- a CDS encoding NAD(P)H-binding protein, with protein MKILILGATGSLGRYVIDELLKEQSVKLMLYVRNPAKVEKFKSDRVEVIKGDVLDEGALKDALDGVDAVYAGLAGELEAMARMLVAAMGAKGVKRLVWISSYGIYGEAGRGSMPPSGYVNSAAIIEGSGLDYTIIRPQWFSGADEIDYETTS; from the coding sequence ATGAAAATTTTGATTTTGGGCGCGACTGGCAGTCTTGGCAGATACGTCATAGACGAGCTTTTAAAAGAGCAGAGCGTGAAGCTAATGCTTTACGTGCGAAACCCCGCGAAGGTGGAGAAATTTAAAAGTGACCGTGTAGAGGTCATAAAGGGCGATGTGCTAGACGAGGGCGCGCTAAAAGACGCGCTTGATGGCGTAGATGCCGTCTATGCTGGGCTCGCGGGAGAGCTGGAAGCGATGGCGCGAATGCTGGTCGCCGCGATGGGTGCAAAGGGCGTAAAAAGGCTCGTTTGGATCAGCAGCTACGGCATTTACGGCGAGGCGGGACGCGGGTCTATGCCGCCAAGCGGATACGTAAACTCAGCCGCCATCATCGAGGGCTCGGGGCTTGATTACACGATCATCCGCCCGCAGTGGTTTTCCGGCGCAGACGAGATAGACTATGAGACCACGAGCTAG
- a CDS encoding iron-containing alcohol dehydrogenase yields MQDFSFCNPTRIEFGKGKERNIGSYMKDFGAKKAIIIYGSERVKKSGLFDTATDSLRRNGIEFTQCGGVKSNPVLSKIKEAIKIAKDFGADSVLAIGGGSVLDSAKAVAAGACYDGDVWDFFTGKSPSLALKIFDIITLAATGSEMNSGAVVTREETRQKYAIDGRVLYPKVSVIDPELQASVSREYLVYSASDIIAHSIEGYFTANVQPGLISSYVEANIKAVIKTTEILLANPDDYDTRAEFAWAATMALNGLTYVGTGGFSYPNHMIEHAMSAVTDCAHGAGLSVVMPAWMKWYKGRNLAQFERFAREIFGLKGADEGITALEAWFDRIGTPTRLSQLNIKGSVLNDVIAVAYTNAKDWGMSEIYTKEAITEIFELAK; encoded by the coding sequence ATGCAAGATTTTAGTTTCTGTAATCCCACTCGTATCGAATTTGGCAAAGGCAAAGAGCGAAATATCGGCTCATATATGAAAGATTTCGGCGCTAAAAAAGCGATCATCATCTACGGTAGCGAACGCGTGAAAAAAAGCGGACTTTTCGACACGGCGACAGACAGCCTGAGGCGAAACGGCATAGAATTTACCCAGTGTGGTGGCGTGAAAAGCAACCCCGTGCTGAGCAAGATAAAAGAAGCTATCAAGATCGCTAAGGATTTTGGCGCTGACAGCGTGCTGGCTATCGGCGGCGGCTCGGTGCTAGACAGTGCCAAGGCGGTCGCAGCGGGAGCCTGCTATGACGGCGACGTTTGGGACTTTTTTACAGGCAAGAGCCCGAGCCTGGCACTAAAGATCTTTGACATCATTACATTAGCCGCGACTGGCAGTGAGATGAACAGCGGTGCTGTCGTGACGAGAGAAGAGACTCGCCAGAAATACGCCATAGACGGTCGCGTGCTATACCCGAAGGTCTCGGTCATCGACCCCGAGCTGCAAGCTAGCGTCAGCCGCGAATATCTAGTGTATTCGGCGAGCGACATCATTGCGCACAGCATAGAGGGCTATTTCACCGCGAACGTCCAGCCGGGACTCATCAGCTCATACGTCGAGGCCAACATCAAAGCCGTCATCAAAACGACTGAAATTTTGCTCGCAAATCCCGATGATTACGATACTAGGGCTGAATTTGCCTGGGCTGCGACGATGGCGCTAAACGGCCTGACCTACGTCGGCACGGGCGGCTTTAGCTATCCAAATCACATGATCGAGCACGCTATGAGCGCGGTGACAGACTGTGCACACGGAGCGGGGCTATCGGTCGTGATGCCCGCTTGGATGAAGTGGTATAAGGGCAGGAATTTAGCTCAGTTCGAGCGCTTTGCGCGTGAAATTTTTGGCCTTAAGGGCGCAGACGAGGGCATCACGGCGCTTGAGGCGTGGTTTGATAGGATCGGCACTCCGACCAGGCTTAGTCAGCTAAACATAAAAGGCAGCGTCCTAAACGACGTCATCGCGGTCGCCTACACAAACGCAAAGGACTGGGGCATGAGTGAGATTTATACGAAAGAGGCGATAACAGAGATTTTCGAGCTAGCAAAATAA